The Thiomonas sp. FB-Cd genome includes a window with the following:
- a CDS encoding DUF1840 domain-containing protein, whose product MLYKFKSQADSDLYMNQAPAERILAIIGKDPAAQGIIEPADMAEAIVKLERAVAEDDAARTASTEPTPDATEHAGPAGGQAITLHQRAWPFIQLLKRSLAADKPIVWGV is encoded by the coding sequence ATGCTCTACAAATTCAAATCTCAAGCTGATTCTGACCTGTACATGAACCAGGCGCCAGCCGAGCGCATCTTGGCCATCATCGGCAAGGACCCCGCTGCGCAGGGCATCATTGAGCCCGCTGACATGGCGGAGGCCATCGTCAAGCTGGAGAGGGCCGTTGCGGAGGACGACGCGGCGAGGACAGCGAGCACGGAGCCGACACCGGATGCGACGGAGCACGCAGGGCCCGCTGGCGGGCAGGCCATTACCTTGCACCAGCGTGCCTGGCCGTTCATCCAGTTGCTCAAACGCAGTCTCGCGGCCGACAAGCCCATCGTTTGGGGCGTCTGA
- a CDS encoding response regulator transcription factor has translation MYVPTPATAPIRVLIVDDYRTVLWGMARLIQGEWPRLELVGVAANRTEALLAARHARPHIVLLDSVLDSDNGLDLIPELNSVGGMRVIVLSAAPDAELQRRARTMGAYSALGKAAPAELLLRTIDSVHRFGRWFDAQATESPSIGPREIGKPGP, from the coding sequence ATGTATGTCCCCACACCTGCGACAGCCCCCATCCGCGTGCTCATCGTCGACGACTACCGCACCGTGCTCTGGGGCATGGCGCGGTTGATCCAGGGCGAGTGGCCGCGACTGGAACTCGTCGGGGTGGCTGCCAACCGCACCGAGGCCCTGCTCGCCGCACGCCATGCCCGCCCCCACATCGTGCTCCTCGACAGTGTGCTCGACAGTGACAACGGCCTGGACCTCATCCCCGAGCTCAACAGCGTGGGCGGCATGCGCGTCATCGTGCTCAGCGCTGCTCCAGACGCTGAACTGCAGCGGCGCGCCCGCACCATGGGAGCCTATTCCGCACTGGGCAAGGCCGCACCAGCCGAGTTGCTGCTGCGCACGATCGACAGCGTGCATCGGTTTGGCCGATGGTTCGACGCGCAGGCAACCGAATCACCCTCGATAGGGCCCCGCGAGATCGGCAAACCCGGCCCATGA
- a CDS encoding OsmC family protein — protein sequence MSEESAPTVVLTQQEGYQFDISFTPTMPHVLSDEPPPLGQGAGPSPAQLLLAAVGNCMSSSLYFALSKFKNDPQGMTTTARAQIGRNEAGRLRVLHIDVAIRMGAKGESLSHLDRILGQFEEFCTVGQSVRNGIPMDVSVYDGSGQKLK from the coding sequence ATGTCTGAAGAATCCGCACCAACCGTTGTCCTGACCCAGCAGGAGGGGTACCAGTTCGACATCAGCTTCACCCCGACGATGCCACACGTGCTATCGGACGAGCCGCCGCCTCTCGGGCAAGGGGCTGGACCCTCGCCTGCTCAGCTGCTACTGGCTGCGGTAGGCAACTGCATGAGCTCGAGTCTGTACTTCGCTCTGTCCAAGTTCAAAAATGATCCGCAAGGCATGACCACCACCGCGCGCGCGCAAATTGGCCGCAATGAGGCGGGCCGCCTGCGCGTTCTGCACATCGACGTGGCGATCCGCATGGGGGCGAAAGGCGAAAGCCTGAGTCACCTTGACCGCATCCTCGGCCAGTTCGAAGAGTTTTGCACGGTAGGACAGAGCGTGCGCAACGGCATCCCGATGGACGTGTCGGTCTACGACGGCAGTGGACAAAAACTTAAATAA
- a CDS encoding GAF domain-containing sensor histidine kinase — MVRSRDKGPEAAIQPLQDGRSVAAQGNAFRHRPPPAPGLRTNPGSSEEAAPSPDPPSAIPDGLLGLVRLVLAQSLVLIFVVSRTANERPLPAVALSSLYLLYAAMLYALPGKVRSVLRPAWQHWADVLWILALSVASGGLQSPAFPYFFFPVLVASVRFGFAEGLRVTVAAALLTALAHFTLVASHDDASSIPALTHVVVLLMLGYLVARWGRAEILQKRRLALLGDLARIPNPRLGPQQIMGKFLERIRGFYGVQSCLAIMELQDAGHVAFLADRDPTKPPLVGQTLNPELATHLLDLPLDSGVSYANGAVRHRIPIDSPLPAAGLAGPPSAHDIAECAGTVAQFLEAPSFASVPLAHHGRFMGRLFLCADAGAFSEDDVIFLAEVASHITPMVENIHILDRIATDATLHEREKISRDLHDSTIQPYIGLKLGLEALRRRVTHDDALAEDLDDLIRMTSEGIAELRQYVGGLRDRALPRETSLMHAVWRVAEKYREYYGIDIAVNANAEMHLNDRLAAEVFQILNEALSNVRRHTASRRVTLNLRRQAGELVVQIINHAHGQSVDSTPFRPRSIIERVDHLGGHVDVEHRSDGSTVVTAEIPL, encoded by the coding sequence GTGGTTCGATCGCGTGACAAGGGGCCTGAGGCGGCCATCCAGCCGCTCCAGGACGGACGAAGCGTTGCCGCACAAGGCAACGCCTTCCGGCATCGGCCCCCCCCAGCGCCTGGCCTTCGCACCAATCCCGGCTCGTCCGAGGAGGCTGCACCTTCACCCGATCCCCCGAGCGCGATCCCCGATGGCCTGCTGGGTCTCGTGCGCCTCGTCCTGGCGCAGTCTCTTGTCCTGATTTTCGTCGTCAGCCGCACCGCCAATGAAAGGCCCCTGCCGGCCGTGGCGCTGAGTTCGTTGTACCTGCTCTATGCCGCCATGCTTTATGCCCTGCCAGGCAAGGTCCGTAGCGTCCTGCGACCGGCCTGGCAGCATTGGGCAGACGTATTGTGGATTCTCGCCCTGAGCGTGGCCAGCGGCGGCCTCCAAAGCCCGGCGTTCCCGTACTTTTTCTTTCCCGTCCTTGTCGCCTCCGTGCGCTTCGGATTCGCCGAAGGCCTGCGGGTCACGGTCGCCGCCGCACTGTTGACCGCTCTGGCCCATTTCACGCTGGTTGCGTCGCACGACGACGCATCATCGATTCCGGCCCTGACTCATGTCGTCGTGCTGCTCATGCTCGGGTATTTGGTGGCACGATGGGGACGTGCAGAAATCCTGCAGAAACGTCGTCTGGCGCTCCTCGGCGATCTCGCCCGAATCCCCAATCCGCGCCTTGGCCCCCAACAGATCATGGGAAAATTTCTTGAGCGTATCCGTGGCTTTTATGGAGTGCAGTCCTGTCTGGCGATCATGGAATTGCAGGATGCCGGCCATGTCGCATTCCTTGCCGACCGCGACCCGACCAAGCCCCCGCTTGTGGGGCAGACGCTGAACCCGGAACTTGCCACGCACCTGCTCGACCTTCCGCTGGACAGCGGAGTGTCTTATGCGAATGGAGCAGTGCGGCATCGCATTCCCATTGACAGCCCGCTGCCAGCTGCGGGGCTGGCCGGCCCGCCCTCCGCGCACGATATCGCCGAATGCGCGGGAACCGTGGCGCAGTTTCTGGAAGCGCCAAGCTTCGCCTCGGTGCCGCTGGCCCATCACGGCCGTTTCATGGGCCGGCTTTTCCTGTGTGCGGACGCCGGCGCTTTCAGCGAGGATGACGTCATCTTCCTCGCCGAGGTGGCCAGTCACATCACGCCCATGGTCGAGAACATCCATATCCTCGACCGCATCGCCACCGATGCCACGCTTCACGAGCGTGAAAAAATCTCCCGCGACCTGCATGACAGCACCATCCAGCCCTATATCGGCCTCAAACTCGGCCTCGAAGCCCTGCGCCGGCGCGTCACGCACGACGACGCGCTGGCCGAGGACCTAGACGACCTCATCCGCATGACCAGCGAGGGAATTGCCGAGCTGCGCCAGTATGTCGGCGGTCTGCGCGACCGCGCCCTGCCGCGGGAGACGTCCCTGATGCACGCTGTGTGGCGGGTTGCGGAGAAATACCGCGAGTACTACGGTATCGACATCGCGGTGAATGCCAACGCCGAAATGCACCTCAACGACCGCCTTGCCGCCGAGGTATTCCAGATCCTCAACGAGGCGCTGAGCAATGTGCGCCGCCACACGGCTTCGCGCCGGGTCACCCTCAACCTGCGGCGTCAGGCAGGCGAACTGGTGGTGCAGATCATCAACCACGCCCACGGCCAGAGCGTGGACTCCACGCCGTTTCGCCCGCGTTCCATCATCGAGCGCGTCGACCATCTCGGCGGCCATGTCGACGTCGAGCATCGCAGCGATGGCAGCACCGTCGTCACCGCCGAAATCCCCTTGTGA
- a CDS encoding cyclopropane-fatty-acyl-phospholipid synthase family protein, with amino-acid sequence MNTTASTPAFADPRATWDARFAQPGLLFGDKPNAFLQREAQRIAPGSHVLSVADGEGRNAIFLAEQGHAVTAFDISPVAVDKARKWAAERGVQVDFHVAAADAWTWTPAAFDAVAAIFVQFADPDLRRKLFGGIWQTLKPGGLLLIQGYTPKQLDYRTGGPGKLEHLYTESLLRELLPQAQWLLLREHEAELAEGHAHAGRSALIDAVARKP; translated from the coding sequence ATGAACACTACCGCATCGACACCCGCCTTCGCCGACCCTCGCGCAACCTGGGACGCGCGCTTCGCCCAGCCTGGCCTGCTGTTCGGGGATAAGCCCAACGCCTTCCTTCAGCGCGAGGCCCAGCGCATTGCCCCGGGCAGCCACGTGCTGAGCGTGGCCGATGGGGAAGGACGCAACGCGATCTTTCTTGCCGAGCAGGGCCACGCGGTCACCGCATTCGACATTTCGCCAGTGGCGGTCGACAAAGCGCGGAAATGGGCTGCCGAGCGCGGCGTGCAGGTGGATTTTCACGTCGCCGCCGCGGACGCGTGGACGTGGACCCCGGCCGCATTCGATGCCGTCGCAGCCATCTTCGTGCAGTTCGCTGACCCTGACTTGCGCCGCAAGCTGTTTGGCGGCATTTGGCAAACCCTCAAACCCGGCGGTCTTCTGCTGATCCAGGGCTACACCCCCAAGCAACTTGACTATCGCACGGGAGGCCCCGGCAAGCTCGAGCACCTGTACACGGAATCGCTGTTGCGTGAGCTGCTTCCCCAGGCCCAGTGGCTGCTGTTGCGCGAGCATGAGGCGGAGCTGGCCGAAGGCCATGCTCACGCAGGGCGCTCGGCGTTGATCGATGCGGTGGCGCGCAAGCCATGA
- a CDS encoding MFS transporter, translated as MASITLDAAPRPMSTEERKVIFASSLGTVFEWYDFYLYGSLAAIIAKKFFAGLDPGSAFIFALLAFAAGFIVRPFGALLFGRLGDMIGRKYTFLVTILIMGMSTFIVGLLPSYAAIGVAAPIILIALRLLQGLALGGEYGGAATYVAEHAPRRKRGAYTSWIQTTATLGLFMSLLIILGVRTGLGEEAFNEWGWRVPFLASILLLGISVWIRLKLNESPAFIRMKQEGKTSKAPLTEAFGKWANLKYVILALLGLVAGQAVVWYGGQFYALFFLTQTLKVDGVTANVFIGLALLIGTPFFLVFGSLSDRIGRKPVILAGCLIAALTYMPLFQALTKAANPDLAAALAKTPVTLVADPAECSFQFNPTGTAKFTSSCDIAKQMLAASSVNYTTVAGSGVAQIQVGRQVIPTFNGKGMSPIAFKEQEAALKKDIGAAIKAAGYPAKSDTSKMNKPVVLAILVLLVIYVTMVYGPIAAALVELFPTRIRYTSMSLPYHIGNGWFGGLLPTIAFALVAQNGNIYYGLWYPIIIAAATFVIGLFFLPETKDRDIYAHD; from the coding sequence ATGGCATCAATCACCCTGGACGCCGCGCCGCGGCCGATGAGTACCGAAGAGCGGAAGGTCATTTTCGCGTCTTCGCTTGGCACGGTATTCGAGTGGTATGACTTTTACCTGTATGGCTCACTGGCGGCCATCATCGCCAAAAAATTCTTTGCTGGCCTGGACCCAGGGTCCGCCTTCATTTTTGCCCTCCTGGCATTTGCTGCGGGTTTCATCGTGCGGCCGTTCGGTGCGCTGCTGTTTGGACGCCTGGGCGACATGATCGGGCGCAAGTACACCTTCCTTGTCACCATTCTCATCATGGGGATGTCCACATTCATCGTGGGCCTTCTGCCGAGCTATGCCGCCATTGGTGTGGCCGCGCCGATCATCCTTATTGCACTGCGTCTGCTTCAGGGGTTGGCCCTGGGCGGCGAATACGGAGGCGCCGCGACGTACGTGGCCGAGCACGCGCCCCGCAGGAAGCGCGGCGCGTACACGTCATGGATCCAGACCACTGCAACGTTGGGTCTGTTCATGTCCCTGCTCATCATCCTGGGTGTCCGCACGGGTCTGGGTGAAGAGGCTTTCAACGAATGGGGCTGGCGTGTGCCCTTTCTCGCATCAATCCTGTTGCTTGGCATCTCCGTGTGGATCCGCCTCAAACTCAACGAGTCTCCCGCCTTCATCCGCATGAAGCAGGAAGGCAAGACCTCAAAGGCGCCCCTTACCGAAGCTTTTGGCAAATGGGCGAACCTCAAGTACGTCATTCTTGCCCTGCTGGGCTTGGTGGCCGGTCAAGCGGTGGTCTGGTACGGCGGGCAGTTCTACGCGCTTTTCTTTCTGACACAGACCTTGAAAGTGGACGGCGTCACGGCCAACGTCTTTATCGGTTTGGCCTTGCTGATTGGTACGCCCTTCTTTTTGGTGTTCGGCTCGCTGTCGGACAGGATCGGCCGCAAGCCTGTCATTCTTGCCGGATGTCTGATCGCCGCCCTGACCTACATGCCCCTGTTCCAGGCACTGACCAAAGCAGCCAACCCGGACCTTGCGGCCGCACTGGCAAAGACCCCGGTCACGCTCGTGGCAGACCCGGCGGAGTGCTCCTTTCAGTTCAATCCCACCGGCACGGCGAAATTTACGAGCTCCTGCGACATCGCCAAACAGATGCTCGCAGCGTCTTCTGTCAACTACACCACGGTTGCCGGTAGCGGTGTGGCCCAGATCCAGGTCGGCCGCCAGGTGATCCCGACCTTCAACGGCAAGGGCATGTCGCCCATCGCGTTCAAGGAGCAAGAGGCCGCCTTGAAAAAGGACATTGGCGCAGCCATCAAGGCCGCGGGTTACCCGGCCAAGAGCGACACCTCAAAGATGAACAAACCAGTGGTCCTCGCCATTCTTGTGCTGCTCGTCATCTACGTCACGATGGTGTACGGTCCGATTGCCGCAGCGCTCGTCGAGTTGTTTCCCACGCGCATCCGATACACGTCAATGAGCCTGCCCTATCACATCGGCAACGGTTGGTTTGGCGGGCTGCTCCCGACCATTGCCTTTGCCCTCGTGGCCCAGAACGGGAACATCTACTACGGCTTGTGGTACCCGATCATCATTGCGGCAGCCACCTTTGTCATCGGCCTTTTCTTCCTCCCCGAAACCAAGGATCGCGACATCTACGCGCACGACTGA
- a CDS encoding Flp family type IVb pilin, with protein sequence MSIQTHIQRFVRDDEGVTMIEYALLAALIAVALIATIIILEGGIQQVFTKIANCLQSAAGGTATC encoded by the coding sequence ATGAGCATCCAGACCCACATCCAACGCTTTGTTCGCGACGACGAAGGCGTGACCATGATCGAGTACGCCCTCCTGGCCGCACTGATCGCGGTTGCGCTGATCGCCACCATCATCATCCTGGAAGGCGGCATCCAGCAGGTCTTCACCAAGATCGCAAACTGCCTCCAAAGTGCAGCTGGTGGCACTGCAACGTGCTGA
- a CDS encoding prepilin peptidase, which produces MSSNWNDALTLLGMLATDPRLGALIGVLLLAGAIDLARHRIPNWLVLAGLGYALVYNGFHPDYVHDGVGVLGALEGVGVGFVLTLPFYLLRGMAAGDVKLMAMTGAYLGPWDGLHAVLWSFMAGGVLALAIVLVKGRLGRLWHNLSQAALVGSLQLAAGSAPTAQIARSESAGMLPYAVAIAAGTTLFLIARQLGFVSYV; this is translated from the coding sequence ATGTCCAGCAACTGGAACGATGCCCTGACCCTTTTGGGGATGCTCGCCACCGATCCGCGCCTGGGTGCGCTCATCGGCGTGCTGTTATTGGCTGGTGCCATCGATCTGGCGCGCCACCGCATTCCCAACTGGCTTGTGCTCGCCGGCCTCGGTTATGCGCTGGTCTACAACGGGTTTCACCCCGATTACGTACACGACGGCGTCGGCGTGCTCGGCGCGCTTGAAGGCGTTGGGGTGGGCTTCGTCCTCACCCTGCCGTTCTATCTGCTGCGCGGCATGGCCGCGGGAGACGTGAAACTCATGGCCATGACGGGTGCCTACCTCGGCCCCTGGGACGGCCTTCATGCCGTGCTTTGGAGCTTCATGGCCGGAGGCGTCCTGGCGCTGGCCATCGTCCTGGTCAAAGGCCGGCTGGGTCGGCTGTGGCATAACCTCAGTCAGGCCGCGCTCGTCGGCTCCTTGCAGCTGGCCGCCGGCAGCGCACCGACCGCACAGATTGCCCGCAGCGAATCGGCAGGCATGTTGCCATATGCGGTGGCCATTGCCGCCGGTACGACGCTGTTCCTGATTGCGCGCCAATTGGGATTTGTCAGCTATGTTTGA
- a CDS encoding Flp family type IVb pilin: MSTRSVCRQLVRDEGGVTMIEYALLAALIAMAAAVAVGVMGQSLLTLYTAICNKVTKAATGQASC; the protein is encoded by the coding sequence ATGAGCACGCGCAGTGTATGCAGGCAACTCGTCCGCGATGAGGGTGGCGTGACGATGATCGAGTACGCGCTGCTGGCGGCGCTGATTGCAATGGCCGCTGCTGTGGCGGTCGGCGTCATGGGCCAGAGCCTGCTGACACTCTATACCGCGATTTGCAACAAGGTGACCAAGGCTGCCACCGGCCAGGCCTCCTGCTGA
- a CDS encoding ATP-binding protein has protein sequence MFENDTSPLWLGVDAPDLLRPGAIGKSAPPATEPALDDTVNHGPDADVEFPSAPSPATAPAPVSVLPPAVRRVQDTGVSEALLLELMVKVLYLRGQMRLPELSAHVCLPATVLEALLGFLRSERLCEMSRRGETDAAMAFNLTELGRNRARDFLRRSQYAGPAPVGLEAYVAQVRHQSVKSMRVTQPQLQVAFRGVVIRPQITEQFGAAMNSGRAIFVYGPPGSGKTYVSELLVRLLSGHVAIPHAVAVDNEIMQIYDPMVHCAVDEPLPHQGLDRGTGRDLRWVACERPVVRTGAELTLPMVDLQFDREAGFYQAPPQVKANNGLFIIDDLGRQLVPAQSLMNRWIVPLDRAIDFLGLHTGAKFLVPFDVIVVFSSNLLPSQLADEAFLRRLGYKIHMGHIDEPDYRAIFQQVCDEFEIPYSSAAVEHLLQHHAAEDRPLLACLPRDLLEQVRDRARFQGEAATLSAANLDWAWNNYFAKH, from the coding sequence ATGTTTGAAAACGACACCTCGCCGCTGTGGCTCGGGGTCGACGCGCCCGACCTGCTGCGCCCCGGCGCCATCGGCAAAAGCGCGCCGCCGGCTACCGAGCCGGCGTTGGACGACACCGTGAACCATGGTCCTGACGCCGACGTCGAATTTCCTTCTGCGCCGTCACCGGCTACCGCGCCCGCGCCTGTGTCCGTCCTCCCACCCGCTGTGCGGCGGGTGCAGGACACGGGGGTCAGCGAGGCGCTGCTTCTGGAGCTGATGGTCAAGGTGCTGTATCTGCGCGGCCAGATGCGTCTGCCCGAATTGAGTGCGCACGTGTGCCTGCCCGCGACCGTGCTGGAGGCCCTGCTGGGCTTTCTGCGCAGCGAACGGCTGTGCGAGATGTCACGCCGCGGCGAAACCGACGCGGCCATGGCCTTCAATCTCACCGAGTTGGGCCGCAATCGCGCGCGCGACTTTCTGCGCCGCAGCCAATACGCCGGCCCGGCGCCGGTGGGCCTTGAGGCCTACGTCGCCCAGGTGCGCCATCAGTCCGTGAAAAGCATGCGGGTGACGCAGCCGCAGCTGCAGGTCGCGTTCCGTGGGGTTGTGATCCGACCGCAAATCACCGAGCAATTCGGCGCAGCGATGAATTCGGGCCGTGCCATCTTTGTCTACGGCCCGCCTGGAAGCGGCAAGACCTATGTATCGGAACTGCTGGTGCGACTGCTGTCGGGCCACGTCGCCATTCCGCATGCCGTTGCCGTGGATAACGAGATCATGCAGATCTACGACCCCATGGTGCACTGCGCAGTCGACGAGCCGTTGCCTCACCAGGGTCTGGATCGTGGCACTGGCCGGGACCTGCGCTGGGTGGCCTGCGAGCGACCGGTGGTTCGCACCGGCGCCGAATTGACGCTGCCCATGGTGGATCTGCAATTCGACCGCGAGGCGGGCTTCTACCAGGCTCCACCGCAGGTCAAGGCCAACAATGGCCTGTTCATCATCGATGACCTCGGCCGGCAACTCGTGCCGGCGCAGAGCCTCATGAACCGGTGGATCGTCCCGCTGGACCGCGCCATCGACTTTCTCGGCCTGCACACCGGCGCCAAGTTCCTGGTCCCGTTTGACGTGATTGTGGTGTTCTCCTCCAACCTGCTGCCGTCCCAACTGGCCGACGAGGCCTTCCTGCGCCGGCTTGGCTACAAGATTCATATGGGCCACATCGACGAGCCCGATTACCGCGCCATCTTTCAACAGGTGTGCGACGAGTTTGAGATCCCCTATTCGAGCGCTGCGGTGGAGCATCTGCTGCAGCACCATGCCGCCGAAGACAGGCCTCTTCTGGCCTGCCTGCCGCGTGATTTGCTCGAGCAGGTTCGCGACCGTGCCCGTTTCCAGGGCGAAGCTGCGACGTTGAGCGCGGCCAACCTGGATTGGGCCTGGAA
- a CDS encoding response regulator transcription factor: MNTATDDQVHPIRILLVDDHKCMLWGLDRLIVSEHPRMQIVGKAGSRQEIFQALDAVEPDLILLDLDLNGESALDFLGDIQRRTPARVLVLTGLRDPQVHQRAILGGARGVLLKDVPAETILLAIQRVHAGEVWMDRSTMSRLLERLTSGSTGASSSGDPHAARIASLTAKERDIVAALVKKPGAPNKTLADSLCMSDHTLRNHLTAIYDKLGVQNRVALTLYAIEHQLAAGQA; the protein is encoded by the coding sequence ATGAACACCGCGACCGATGACCAAGTCCATCCCATTCGCATTCTTTTGGTGGACGATCACAAATGCATGCTCTGGGGACTGGACCGTCTCATCGTAAGCGAGCACCCCCGGATGCAAATCGTGGGCAAAGCCGGCAGTCGCCAGGAAATCTTCCAGGCACTCGACGCCGTCGAACCCGACCTCATCCTGCTCGACCTCGACCTCAATGGCGAAAGCGCGCTGGACTTCCTCGGCGACATCCAGCGCCGTACCCCAGCGCGCGTGCTCGTCCTCACGGGTCTGCGCGACCCGCAGGTTCACCAGCGTGCCATCCTCGGCGGAGCACGTGGCGTGCTGCTGAAGGACGTTCCCGCCGAGACCATCTTGCTTGCCATCCAGCGCGTGCACGCCGGCGAGGTCTGGATGGATCGCAGCACCATGTCGCGTCTGCTTGAACGTCTGACCAGTGGTTCCACCGGTGCATCAAGCTCTGGTGATCCCCATGCCGCGCGCATCGCCAGCCTCACCGCAAAGGAACGCGACATCGTCGCCGCCCTGGTCAAGAAGCCCGGTGCACCGAACAAGACCCTGGCTGATAGCCTGTGCATGAGTGACCACACGCTGCGCAACCACCTCACCGCGATCTACGACAAGCTTGGCGTGCAAAACCGGGTGGCCCTGACCCTATACGCCATCGAGCACCAATTGGCCGCCGGCCAGGCGTGA